The Rhizobium sp. BG4 genomic sequence ATTTCGCCATTCCGGACGCCTCCTCGCATGTTCGATTAGTGCAATTTCTGGCGTGAAATGTCCATTGCTGCAGACCTCCCCTCCGCAGAATTGCGCCAAGAGGACGCCAGGAGGAACCATGCGCACCAAAGTCGCCATCATCGGCTCAGGCCCGTCGGGCCTGTTGCTCGGCCAGTTGCTGACGGAAGCCGGGATCGACAACGTCATCCTCGATCGCGTCGGCAAGGATTACATTCTCGGCCGCGTGCGCGCCGGTGTGCTGGAAGAAGGCACGGTCGGCCTGATGGATCAGGCGAAGTCAGGCGCGCGCATGCATGCCGAGGGGCTGCCGCATGACGGCTTTTCGCTCGCGTTCGACGGCCGCGATCACCGCATCGATCTACACGGCCTCACCGGCGGCAAGCGGGTCATGGTCTATGGCCAGACCGAGCTGACACGCGACCTGATGGAGCATCGCGAAGCAAGTGGTGCAGCGACGATCTATGACGCGGCCAATGTCACTCCGCATGATTTCGATGGTGAAACGCCCTACCTGACATACGAGAAGGATGGCATCACCCATCGCATCGATTGCGATTTCATCGCTGGCTGCGACGGCTTTCATGGCGCCAGCCGCAAGGCGGTGCCTGCATCGGCGATCCGCACCTTCGAGAAGGTCTATCCCTTCGGTTGGCTCGGCATTCTCGCCGATGTCGCCCCCGTCAGCCACGAGCTGATCTATGCCAATCATCCGCGCGGCTTCGCGCTCTGTTCGATGCGCTCGGAAAGCCGCAGCCGCTATTACATCCAGTGTCCGCTCGACGAAAAGATCGAGGACTGGAGCGACGAGCGCTTCTGGGACGAGCTGCGCCGCCGCCTGCCCGCCCATCACGCCGAGGCGCTGCAGACCGCGCCGTCCTTCGAAAAATCGATCGCGCCGCTGCGCTCTTTCGTCGCCGAGCCGATGCGGTTCGGACGCCTGTTCCTGGTCGGCGATGCCGCCCATATCGTGCCGCCGACGGGCGCGAAGGGGCTGAACCTTGCGGCGAGCGATGTGCATTACCTGTTCGGCGGCCTCGCGGAATATTATGACGAACGCTCCGGCGCCGGGATCGATGCCTATTCCGGCCGGGCTCTATCGCGGGTCTGGAAGGCCGTCCGCTTTTCCTGGTGGATGACGACTATGCTGCACCGCTTCCCGGATACCGGCGATTTCGGCCAGAAGATCCAGGAGGCCGAGCTCGATTATCTCACCCATTCGACCGCTGCCGCTACGGCGCTCGCCGAAAACTATGTGGGCCTCCCCTACTAGCCTGATGCCTTCCGCAATCCACGGAAGGCCGCTTGGAAGCGGCGGCGTCTCATGCGTTCCCGCCGCCGCTTCACCGCAACAGGCAACGCGCCGATGAATATGCTCGACAACTGAAATACGATGTCCGATCCTGTAGCCGTTGGGCTTTGGACACCGGTCAGCGAGCGGGGCAGATCGTGGAGACGCGGGAACAGGAAATTTCGACGGCGCGCAAGAACGCCTATCTGGTCGGTCTGGTGACGCTGATCATGCTGGCCGGCCTGCCGCTTGCGGCCTGGCTCGATGTCAGCACCCTGTCGCGCGATGCCGTCCATCGTCAGGCGCAGGACATGAGCTCGCTGATCACCAGCATCCGGTCCTACTATGCCACCAATGTCGTCGGCCGGATTCTGGCAGCCCACACGGCCGGACAGGAAGAGCGAACCGCCGTATCGCACAACTATGCGAATATTCCGGGCGCCGTGCCGATCCCGGCGACGCTGTCGCTGGAGCTCGGCGATGTCATCAAGGAACAGCAGGCGAATATCACCTATCGCTTCGTCTCCGACCTTCCCTTCAAGAACCGGGCGTCGCACGATCTCGACAAGTTCGAGAGCGATGCGCTGACCGCCCTCAGGAGCAATCCGAAACAGACGCTGACGGAAAACAAGCGCTCCGGCTTCACCAATGTCTTCCGGCTGGTGACGCCGGTGCTGATGGGGCCGCCTTGTGTGGCCTGCCACAACACGCACCCTGAAAGCCCGAAGACCGACTGGAAGGTCGGCGATGTCCGCGGCATTCAGGAGGTGATCATCCGCCAGCCCTTTGCGGCCAACATCTTCGCCTTCAAGTATCTGCTTGCCTATTTCATCTGCGTCGCGGTGCTCGGCGCCTCCTTCATCGTCATGCAGCGCCGCCAGGCTTCGCTGCTCCATGCTTTCAACCACGACCTCGAATCCACCAATGAGTTCCTCGCCAGCATCTCGTTGAAGATCTCGCGCTATCTCTCGCCGCAGATCTACAAGAGCATTTTCAGCGGCCAGCGCGACGTCGTCATCCAGACCGAGCGCAAACGGCTGACGATCTTCTTCTCCGATATCAAGGACTTTACCGCCACGACCGAGCGGCTGCAGCCGGAAGCGCTGACGGAGATGCTGAACGAGTATCTGACGGAAATGTCGAAGATCGCGCTGAAACATGGCGGCACGGTCGACAAGTTCATCGGCGACGCGATCCTCGTCTTCTTCGGCGATCCCGAGACCAAGGGCGCGGTGGAGGATGCCAAGGCCTGCCTGCGCATGGCGGTCGACATGCAGCAGCGCCTCGGCGAACTGAAGGCGAAATGGCGCCGTGATGGCACGGCCGAGCCCTTTATCGTGCGCATGGGCATCAATAGCGGCTACTGCAATGTCGGCAATTTCGGCAGCACCGACCGTATGGACTATACGATCATCGGCGCCGAGGCCAATCTAGCGGCGCGGCTGCAATCGATCGCCGAAGGCGGCAAGATCGTCATGAGCTATGAAACCTATGCACTGGTCGAGGACATCGTCGAGGCGGTGCCGCTGACGCCGATCACCATGAAGGGTATTCAGCGCGATATCGTGCCCTACGAGGTGCAGGCCTGCTTGTCGGCGGCGACGGCCATACGCGGGTGATGAGCGAGCATTTTGCTGGTCTCGACCTGCATCTCAACATGTCGCAGCTGGAACCGGCCGAAAGGAACAAGGTCAAGGCGGCGCTGATGGAGGCATTGGCCGCGGTGGAAACGCCTGCCGAGAAACCAGCCTAGGATTTCGGCGCACGGGCAGCGATCGCCTGGATGACAGCGGCCATATCGAGGGTGCCGAGGCCCATCTCCACGGCTTCCGCATAGAGATCGCCGCAGACGTCGAGCAGCGGCACCGGCGTGCGGCTCGCGCGGGCGGCATCGACGACCAGCCGGTTGTTTTTCAGCACGTCGGCGATCGCCGCCTGCGGCGCGAAATCCTGATCGGCGAGCTTGCCGGTCTTGATCCTCGATATGCCGCTCGCCATCTGGCCGCCATCGGCGATCCGCTTGAAGAGCTGCATGTCGAGCCCCTGGCTGGCGGCGAAATTGGCGGCTTCCGCCAGTCCCGTCACCGTCGAGATCAGGAAGATGTTGACGGCGAGCTTCATCAGCAGCGCATTCGGCACCGGACCGCAGGCGATCACATCGCGGCACATCGGCGAGAGCAGCGGCCGGATGCGCTCGACGGCATCATTCTCCCCGGCAAGCATCGCAACGAGTTCGCCGGCCTCGGCTGGCATGCGCGATCCGGAGACTGGCGCCTCGACGTAGAATCCGCCCGCGGCGAGGATATCGCTTTCCAGAGCCTTGGAAAATTCAGGCGCGGTCGTGCCCATATGGATCAGCGTGCGGCCACGCACACGTTTGGCAAAGAGAGCGGAGCCGCGGCCGAGCACGTCGTCGATCGCCGCCTGCGTCGCCAGCATCAGGATGATCGCATCGGCCTGGGTGAAGACCTCGCCGGCGCTCGCGGCAACCTCAGCCCCCGCCGCACGTAGCGGCTCGGCCTTGTCCGCCGAGCGGTTCCAGACGGTGAGCGGCTGGCCCGAACGCAGCAGATTGAGTGCCATCGGCGTTCCCATGATCCCGAGCCCGATGAACCCTATCCGCATGGCTTGTCCTCCCATTCGAGAGGACTATGCGCGGGTGCGGGCCTGGCTGTCTTGAACGTTAGTGCCGGGTCGACGAAGGCTGGCGAAAATAAAGACGTGTAGCGTCATTGAAATCACAACTTTAGACCACAATTCAGCGGTAAAAAATACAGCAACCAGTTGTTTAGGACCGGTGCGCATAATACTCATCATCATTACATAGCCCTTGCGGTGCTTCGTTAGACAGTGGCCATGACAGTCGTTTTCAAGCGGATCAATAAAGATCAGGCGCTTCTCGGCGCCGCCATCATCGTCGAAGCCTATAGCGCCGAACCCTGGCACGAACATTGGTCGATCGAGCGGGCGACTGCCCGCATGGTCGAGCTGTCGACGACGCCGGGCTGGATGGGCGTCGGCGCGCTGGATGGCGACGATCTGCACGGCTTCGCCATCGGCTATCCGCACACGGCGGCCACCGGCTGCATGCTCTACATTCCCGAAATCGCCGTCATGCCCGCTCACCAGGGCAAGGGCATCGGCACCACGCTGTTGAAGCTTCTCGAACAGGAAGCCTTGGCCAGCGGCTTCTCCAGCACCTGGCTCTTGTCACAGAACGAGGGCGTCGCCGCGGACTATTACCGGTCCGCGAGCTACAAGCAGTCTCCCAATCACCGCATCTACTCGAAGCCGCTGAAGTAGGCGCGTTTCCGCGCAGCAGACCTGATCTGGCGTCAGCGGCCGCTATCTGGGCGCACGAAAGCCGCGGGCAACCCGATCATCGCCCGCGCTTCAAGATCCCAGAATTCAATCAGTCGATATCAGCCGTCGTAATGGCCGGCAGCAACGGAATCGGCGGATTTCACGGCGACTGCCAGATTGACGCCCTTGGTAATGACGCTGCCCCGCGCCGCAAGTGCCGCCGCCTCCGCCAGCGCGCCCGCCTTCGGTACGCTGAGCGGCGTCACCGTCCCGCGGCCGAGATCCGCCACCCAAAGCCCTTTTTCACCTTCAACACTGATCACAACAACCTTAGTCATGCTGCAATTCCCTCTTCCAGAGTTGATGTTAAAAGCCTGCCTTCTTCAGTCCTTCGCGATAAAGGTCTTTATGCCACTGTTCCTTGCTCGGAACGGCGGACAACCATTTATCGACATCGAAGTTCGGATTGGCCTCGCGGACACGGCGAACGAGGACACGCGCCTTGTCCTTGTTGCCGAGCATCGCCCAGCTGGCGGCCGCAAGCCTGTCTGCCAGGCTCGGATCGCTCATCTGGCTGATATAGTCCAGTGAAGCCGAGAATTCGCCCAGCGCATAGTTGGCGCCGGCCGCAGTCCAGAGATAGGGATCCGGGCTCAGCGGATTGAGCTCGATCGCCCGCTCGATCTTCTGCAGCGCCATGCCCGGACGAGAGCAATGAACCAGCGTATCGGCATGGTCGGCGATGACGTCGGCATAGTGCGGCGAGAGCGTCTCGGCCACTTCCATCGCCTCGGCGCTTTCGTCGAAAGCGCCCTGCAGCAGCTTGGCGACGCCGAATTCGCGGTAGCCGTCGGCCAGATCGTTGCGGGCCTCGATCGATTTCGTGGCGAATTCCTCGGCCGATTTCAGCAGTTCCATGTCGCCGCGAGCGGTCAGCAGCCATTCCTTCGAATAGGTGCGCGCCGTCGAGCTCAGCGCCGGAGCAAAATCCGGCGTCGCCTTCAGCGCAGCGCGCATCTCCTTGCGGGCACGGCGCAGGTTCGGCAGCGTCAGCCGACCGAGATATTGCTTGCCGACCAGATATTGGTGATAGGCGGCCGGATTGAGCTCCAGGTAGGAGCGCGTCGCCTCGTGTCGCTCGATCTCGCTCGAGACCGACAGCGCGACGCGGCGCGAGATCACCCGGCGGTCGCGCAGCAGATCAGCCTGGCTGAGGCTGAACCGCTCGGCCCAGACGATCTGGTTATCGTCGAAGAAGATCAGCTGGGCGAACAGCTTGACCTCGTCGAAACCGGTGATCTGCGTATCCAGCACGTAATTGACCGAGTGACGCTCGAAGAAGGCCGACTGGTCCTCGTTCTGATGGCCGATCTGCACGGCCGAATGCGGGGCGATCACCTGCAGGCTGTTAAAGGCGCAGAAGCCGATGGTGATGTCCTCGATCAGCGAGGCGGCGATCAGGATCGATTGCGGATTGCTGGAAAGATTGCGAGGCGGCAGCAGCACGAGACGCGGAATGGCCGGCCGGCCGATCTTGTTGAGCGGCAGCGCATC encodes the following:
- the pobA gene encoding 4-hydroxybenzoate 3-monooxygenase yields the protein MRTKVAIIGSGPSGLLLGQLLTEAGIDNVILDRVGKDYILGRVRAGVLEEGTVGLMDQAKSGARMHAEGLPHDGFSLAFDGRDHRIDLHGLTGGKRVMVYGQTELTRDLMEHREASGAATIYDAANVTPHDFDGETPYLTYEKDGITHRIDCDFIAGCDGFHGASRKAVPASAIRTFEKVYPFGWLGILADVAPVSHELIYANHPRGFALCSMRSESRSRYYIQCPLDEKIEDWSDERFWDELRRRLPAHHAEALQTAPSFEKSIAPLRSFVAEPMRFGRLFLVGDAAHIVPPTGAKGLNLAASDVHYLFGGLAEYYDERSGAGIDAYSGRALSRVWKAVRFSWWMTTMLHRFPDTGDFGQKIQEAELDYLTHSTAAATALAENYVGLPY
- a CDS encoding NAD(P)-dependent oxidoreductase translates to MRIGFIGLGIMGTPMALNLLRSGQPLTVWNRSADKAEPLRAAGAEVAASAGEVFTQADAIILMLATQAAIDDVLGRGSALFAKRVRGRTLIHMGTTAPEFSKALESDILAAGGFYVEAPVSGSRMPAEAGELVAMLAGENDAVERIRPLLSPMCRDVIACGPVPNALLMKLAVNIFLISTVTGLAEAANFAASQGLDMQLFKRIADGGQMASGISRIKTGKLADQDFAPQAAIADVLKNNRLVVDAARASRTPVPLLDVCGDLYAEAVEMGLGTLDMAAVIQAIAARAPKS
- a CDS encoding GNAT family N-acetyltransferase, whose product is MTVVFKRINKDQALLGAAIIVEAYSAEPWHEHWSIERATARMVELSTTPGWMGVGALDGDDLHGFAIGYPHTAATGCMLYIPEIAVMPAHQGKGIGTTLLKLLEQEALASGFSSTWLLSQNEGVAADYYRSASYKQSPNHRIYSKPLK